GAATCCTTGTGAGCAGGGAAAAATTTAATGGTTAGCAATAAGCGGGTCGACCGTTGAGGAGTAAAGATATGGCCAAAAAGAGTGCGGAGCAGAAGGGCGACGGGAGGTCGATCCTCCCCATCAAGCCGGGGATGACCTTCGTCAACATCGGCATGGCGGTGGGGCTTGCGGTCCTTCTCACAATCATCATGAAGACCCTGGCGCCGATTCTGAAACCCTTCTTCATCGCGCTTTTCTTGAGCTACCTCCTTTACCCAATCATAGAATATCTCGCCAAAAGGAAGGTGCCGAAGTTCCTGGCTTACTTGCTTGTCTTCCTTTTGATCTTCGGCCTTTTTTACGTCCTCGGGGCGATAATAACGGTTCAGGTAAACGAGTTTATTGACAACCTCGACACATACAAGGGGAGGCTTGCCGACCTTTTCACCCAATTTGCCGCCTTCCTCCAGAGATACAGCATCCTGGAACGACTCGGATTCGACTCGGGTCTCATGGACTTCCGTGAGTTCTCACCTCTGGAGAAGCTCCAGGAGCTGATCCTCTCCAAGCTCGACCTCTCCAAGATAACCGGATACATCGGATCGAGCCTCGGTTCGTTTTTGGATGTCGTGGTCAATATCCTCGTTGTTGCCTTTTTCATGATCTTTCTCCTTCTGGAGATCGATCGGCTTCCGGCCAGAATAAAGTACGCCTACGGGGAGGACTCTGACCTCATCATCGAGATTGTCGAAGAGGTGGACAGGAGCGTAAGAAAGTATCTCATGGTCAAGACCATGGTGAGCCTCATTACGGGTATCACGTACACGATTGTGCTGTGGATTGCCGGGGTAGACTTCTTCCTCCTCTGGGGGCTTCTGGCCTTCCTCTTGAACTACATCCCCTACATCGGATCGTACGTGGCCACGGTTCTCCCCGTGCTTGTGGCGCTGATCATCCTCTCTCCCCTGTCGGTCCTGATAGTGCTGATTATCCTCCTCGCCATTCAGATGATTATGGGAAACATCGTCGAGCCGAAGCTCCTTGGGAGAGAGCTCAACCTGAGCCCCGTTGTAGTCCTGATCTCCCTGGCGTTCTGGGGGTGGCTCTGGGGTCTTACGGGGATGTTCCTCTCGATTCCGATTACCGCCACCATCAAGATAGTAATGGAGTATATCCCGGAGACCCAAAACGTCGCCCGGCTGATGAGCGATGTGGTGGAGGTTCCCTCCGTTGAAGAGATCGAGAGAAAAACGGAGAAGTTCACCATGGTGTTGAAAAAGGTGAAAAAGATAAGGGAAATGAAGGGAGTTAAAAAAGAGGGGGAGGAAAAAGGGAAGGGAGAAGATTGAGGGATGGGGGGATTACCCTGTCTGTTCTGCGAAATGAGGGTCAAGGCCGTTTCAATTCTTGATTAATAACTCCTCTTTATGCGGGTCATCCATCGATCGCTGCAGAATGCGGAGAATACGGCTTAAGTTCAATTGCCCAGATCGGCTTTGAACAGGTGTCTTGGGCGATCCCGGCGGTGGGAGTCAAAACGTGATATTGACAAAGGTTGCTCCGCCTGACCACCCCCCGGCCCGATTCAAGGCCGTTCGCTCCCGTAAGGCTCTACACAATTTTTGTGCAAGATGAGGAATCCATAGAGGATATAAAAAGGGGCCGCCTGTTTTTTCAGATTGTGGGGCAGATTTACAAAAGGCTTCGCGTTTACATAATTAACAACTCGCGATTCAAATTCAGGGGCTTATTGAGCCGAAGACACCGTCTACATTTACGATCAACCGATTGCGGTCAATCCTCGATCTCCAGCGGCTGGAAGTCCCTCTCGAAGTAGGGGTGGTAGCTTTTCGGCAACGTCCTGTAGTCGACATCCTTGATAAGATCAGTGAAGTCGTGGGAGTTGTAGGTGTTCCAGAAAAGGACCCTCTTCCCGTCAAGCTCTCCCCTCGACGCATGGTCGATCATGGCCGCCATCGCCTTTCCCGTGTATGTCCCCTCGAGCTGAACCTTGTCGCTGATTTTCAAGAGCCTTACGGCGTCCATCCCCTTCTCGGTAAAGCGGGCGTAACCGTCCCCGAGGTAGCCTTCGACGATTTTGACATCATCTCCCGTAATCTGGACGTCCGGAAACGTGGGATCGCACTTCATCAGGAGCCTTTTCGCGTCGTTGAAGTGTCTCTTCACGTTTTCAAGGCCGGAATAGTCGCTCGGGGAGACCGCAACCCCCCTGACCTTGATGTCAAGTCCCAAGGCCTTTATCCCCAGGGCGATCCCCGCCGTGGTTCCGGCGGAGCCGGTCGGGAGGTAGATGAGATCCGGCTTGGGGAGCACCCCATCCATGATCTGGTCCGAAAGCTCGAAGACGGCGCTCGCCGTCCCGACCACCCCGAGGGCGTTTGATCCCCCGGCCGGGATATAGTAGGGGATGCGTCCGGAGGTCAAGAGGCGCTTTATCGAGATCAATAAGAAGGCTGAAAAAAGGGTCGGAATCCCCCCGTATTGATGAAGCTCCGCGTTAAGAAGCTTCTGGTAGAGGAGGTTCTTCCTTACGTAGCGGGCGTTGGATTGAGGGAGGTGTATCGATATGGGACTCAACCCCAGCTTCTTAGCAAAGATTGCCGTGGCGAGAGTGTGGTTGGATCCGGCGTAGCCGAAGGTGACCGTGTGCTTGAAATGTTTCGCCACCGCGTCCGCGAGGAGGAACTCGAGCTTTCTCAGCTTGTTTCCGCCGTAAAGCACGGACGACAAATCCTCCCTCTTGATAAAGAGTCCCTTTTGCTTCAGTGCCCTCTCCAGGCCTTCAAGACGGTCGACGGGCGTCGGGTAGTTACCCAGGGATACGTGATGAATCTTCCCCCCAAGGGCCGGGTGGGCGGCAAAGATCGGATTTTTTTTGGCGTTATAGTGGGTTTCGCTTCCGTTCATTGGAACTCCTCGGCCGATATATGTGTAGTAAAATTATATACATTTTAAGGAATAATCGCAAGAGACTAAAAGAATTCCCCTCCGAAATAGGTCAGCTGCAAATGACAAGCGGCCTTGTCTTTCTCAATTGATCACCCATCAATCGACCGTTTCCAACGGCTGGTCTGCCTCCTCGAAGTAGCGGTGGTATGGCCTCGGGAGGCCGCGGTAGTCGACTCCCTTTATCTTCTCCGAAAAATCGACCGAGCTGTATGTGTCTATAAATAGTACGTTTTTGCCTTTTAACTTTCCCTCCGCCGCGTCTTCGATCATGGCCGCCATCGCCTTTCCGGTGTAGGTGCCGTCAAGCGTAATATCGTCCTTCTCCTTAAGAAGCCCGACCGCCTTCATCCCCCCCTCGGTGAAGTGGGCGTAGCCGGGGCCGACGTAGCCGTCCACGACCTCCAATAGATCTTCGGTCAGTTCAAATCCCTTGAAATCAGGGACATATCGGCCTGCGATCTCTATCGCCTCGGCAAAGACCTTCTTCGCAGTGTCGAAGCCGCACTCGTCCCTTCCCGAGACCCTGACCCCCTTTAGCTTCGTCTTCAGCCCCAGTGCGAGTATCCCCAGGGCCACGCCGACCGCCGTTCCGGTCGAGCCGAAGGGGAGATATATCAGGTCGGGCGTCGGGAGCGCCCCCTCGTCGATCTGGGATTTCAGCTCGAAGACGAGGCCGGAGGTGCCCAGGGCCCCGATCCCGTTGGAGCCGCCGGGGGGGATGATGTAGGGGCGACGAAGCGTCCTTATGAAATGTTTTGCGTAGACGTGCGCAAGGCCCGGGTAGATGGTGGCCATCCCGGAATAGTGGTGAAACTCCGCTTTTAGTAGATGCTGATAAAGGAGGTTTTTCCTGACGTATTTTGCGTTCGGCTGTCTGAGGTGCATCGATATTGGTTTTATCCCCACCTCGTTGGCGAAGACGGCGCTTGCGAGGGTCTGGTTCGATCCGGCAAAGCCGAAGCTCACGGCGTGGCTTGCGCCCTTTGCCACGGCATCCGCCAGGATGAACTCGAGCTTTCTTATCTTGTTTCCGCCGTAGAGATTAGAGACCCTGTCCTCCCTCTTTATGTAGAGGTTTTCCGCCTTGAGATTCTTCTCGAGGCCTTTGAGCCTCTCGACCGGGGTAGGGTAGTCTCCGAAGCGGATGCAGGGGATATTCCCTTTCAGCTGTGGATACGCCGAAAAGAGGGGGTGGTCGTTGGAATCTCTGTCCATTTTTGGCTCCACGTTTCAGGTCAGCAAGAATTACAGATTCGGAATTAGATTCTTTTCTTAAAACCTAAAATTACAGTTCCCCCATATTTTTAAGCACCTAAAAAGTATTTATGCTTTTTTAGCGGCAAAAACAAAATCTTAGTTTCGCATTACCTACATCTTACATCAAAGAATATCCTCTCCTCCTCCGATGTCGCTATAGACCGTTTTCCCCGCGCCTTATTTTCATTGCGGTATAATCCCGATGAATCGGTTTTGTTTGGGGCTCGATCGCCGGCCGCCCGCCGCAGGATTCGAAATATTGCCGCCATTAAGTTTGCAATCTCTTAAAAAAGTATCTCTCCACTTAGTAAAAGCGAGACAGACTGATGAGACAGCAACAATGACTCGACAGCCCCGCTAATTGGCAAAATCCTTTGTTGTCTCCTTGAAATCGACACCCCTCCTTTTGAGCCAATACTTCATTCCGTAAAAGTAGAAAAAGCCGAGAACCGTCCAGACCCCGAGGAAGATCGTGAGAATCTCGCTCTCTTCGTATAGCTCTTTCGTGAGAGAAGCTATCGCCGCGAGAAAGAGGAGTATCCCGAAGATCACGGCGAAGTAGAGTATCCACCCCGGTACCTTGAGCTGGGACTTAGCATACTCCTCCGGCCGCTTCTTCTTCAGGAGGAGGGCAGATATCTGAACCGGGATGTATATAAAAAGGCCCCCTATGGAGGAGCAGAGCGCCAGCGACTTCAGGTCGATGTTACAGATTATCGCTATGATCGAGAAGGCCCAGATCATCGTAAGCATGTTGTGGGGCGTCCCGAATTTCTTGTTTACCCGGGTGAGGAGGGGGGGCAGAAGCCCGTCCTTCGCCACTATCATCAGCGATTTCGGCGACCACATGAAGGTGGCGTTCAAGGTTGTGGTGATGGCCAAAAGCGCCCCGCAGATTATAAAATAGTGGAAGGGGATGCCCGTAAGGAAGGCCTTGGCTGATTCGGTCAGGGTCTTGTCGGCGCATGTCTCCCAGCCGGTAACGCCCACCGCGACAACGCTCATGGTTATATATATCACCGCGACGACCGAGAGGATAATGACAAAGGATACCGGGATCACCCGCTCCGGCTTTTTGATCTCCCCGCCAAGCTCGATTATGGCGTTTGCTCCAAGATATGGAAATATCAGAAGGGCCGATGCGCCTACAAGGGAGAGAGACCCCTTGGGAAACAGCACTTCGAAATTAACGAGGGATACATGAGGCAATCCCACCACGTCGTACATGATGAGAGCCGAGATGAGAATAAGAACCATTATCCCCTGAATCACGGCAGCCAACCTTATACCGAAGATGTTTATGATGTAGAAAAAGGTGATGATCGCAATCGAAGTGCTGGTAATCGGGAGGTTCGGGAAATAGGCCCTGAGGTATTCCACTATGGTTACCGCAAGCATGGGTATGAAGCCGAAGAAGAAGCCGATCACGAATATCCACACGCCCATGAACGCCGCCAGCGGGGAGAAGAGCCGGCTCGGATACGTGTAGTTTCCCCCGACTGTGGGGATGGTCGCTCCCAGAAAGGCCGAGGGGAGCATGAGACATGCCACGGGAATGATGGCCAGGGTGTAGGCGATCGGGAGCGCCGTGCCGCACATCCCGATGGCGATTCCGGTCATGGCGAAGACTCCTGCGCCTATCGTCTGGCCAATGCCGATGGCAACAACCTCCTTAAGGCCCAAAACCCGCTTTAATCCAAGGGCTCCTTCCTCTTTCATTTCAGGCTCCTTTTTTTAAGTGATACGGATGCCATTACAATTACGGTTTTTTACGATAATGTCAAGCCTTAATTGGAGGTAGGTATGAAAAAATATTGACAATAAAAGAGACATGGGGGAAGATAGTATACATGAAAAATTCTCACACAATCAAAGCGGCCGTATTGGCCCTTTCGCTGATCTTAATTTCCGGGTGTGCGGCGATAAAGCCGAGGGTCGACGTCTACAAGAACGAGGTATTGAACGACATCTTCTACAAGGACGAGGCCTTGGCGGTGGAGCTTTCGCTGATTCCAGGGGTGAACACGTCCAACTCCCCCTATGTCGATGCGGTAAGGCTCATGTACGGCGACTACGGCTCCCTTAAGGGATACGGCGCTGCGTTTTCCGCCATACTGGGCGCCGGACACAAAGAGAAGCGGGCCTACTCGTCGCTCCTCGAAGCTCTCCTATGGGTGTACGCCGAGGAGGACGGCCCGGCAAGGGCAAGAAATATCCTTAACGATTTCAGCGTAGAAAAGCTCCTCGATGAGGCGTGGGGCGGATTCAGCGACGAGAGGTGGGACGAGTGGGGCGAGGTTAGGATGAGACTCTCGACGCCTGCCATTGCCGCCTACTACACAAGAAACGGACTGAAATACATCCCGGAGCGTAAGGACGGGAAGAACTACGTCCAGACACCCTACGAGACTCTCTTGACGGCAGGTGGCGACTGCGAGGACTTCGCCGTCCTAATCGTCGAGGCGCTGGAGTACGCCGGCTACGTGGCGCGCCTCTTCACGGTGGACATCGTGGCGAAAGAGGGGGAGATCATCGGGGCGCACACCGTGGCGGCCTACTGGGAGGAGGGGAAGTACTACTTCATCCAGGGGTTCGA
The Candidatus Zymogenus saltonus DNA segment above includes these coding regions:
- a CDS encoding AI-2E family transporter; this translates as MAKKSAEQKGDGRSILPIKPGMTFVNIGMAVGLAVLLTIIMKTLAPILKPFFIALFLSYLLYPIIEYLAKRKVPKFLAYLLVFLLIFGLFYVLGAIITVQVNEFIDNLDTYKGRLADLFTQFAAFLQRYSILERLGFDSGLMDFREFSPLEKLQELILSKLDLSKITGYIGSSLGSFLDVVVNILVVAFFMIFLLLEIDRLPARIKYAYGEDSDLIIEIVEEVDRSVRKYLMVKTMVSLITGITYTIVLWIAGVDFFLLWGLLAFLLNYIPYIGSYVATVLPVLVALIILSPLSVLIVLIILLAIQMIMGNIVEPKLLGRELNLSPVVVLISLAFWGWLWGLTGMFLSIPITATIKIVMEYIPETQNVARLMSDVVEVPSVEEIERKTEKFTMVLKKVKKIREMKGVKKEGEEKGKGED
- a CDS encoding pyridoxal-phosphate dependent enzyme, whose translation is MNGSETHYNAKKNPIFAAHPALGGKIHHVSLGNYPTPVDRLEGLERALKQKGLFIKREDLSSVLYGGNKLRKLEFLLADAVAKHFKHTVTFGYAGSNHTLATAIFAKKLGLSPISIHLPQSNARYVRKNLLYQKLLNAELHQYGGIPTLFSAFLLISIKRLLTSGRIPYYIPAGGSNALGVVGTASAVFELSDQIMDGVLPKPDLIYLPTGSAGTTAGIALGIKALGLDIKVRGVAVSPSDYSGLENVKRHFNDAKRLLMKCDPTFPDVQITGDDVKIVEGYLGDGYARFTEKGMDAVRLLKISDKVQLEGTYTGKAMAAMIDHASRGELDGKRVLFWNTYNSHDFTDLIKDVDYRTLPKSYHPYFERDFQPLEIED
- a CDS encoding amino acid permease — protein: MKEEGALGLKRVLGLKEVVAIGIGQTIGAGVFAMTGIAIGMCGTALPIAYTLAIIPVACLMLPSAFLGATIPTVGGNYTYPSRLFSPLAAFMGVWIFVIGFFFGFIPMLAVTIVEYLRAYFPNLPITSTSIAIITFFYIINIFGIRLAAVIQGIMVLILISALIMYDVVGLPHVSLVNFEVLFPKGSLSLVGASALLIFPYLGANAIIELGGEIKKPERVIPVSFVIILSVVAVIYITMSVVAVGVTGWETCADKTLTESAKAFLTGIPFHYFIICGALLAITTTLNATFMWSPKSLMIVAKDGLLPPLLTRVNKKFGTPHNMLTMIWAFSIIAIICNIDLKSLALCSSIGGLFIYIPVQISALLLKKKRPEEYAKSQLKVPGWILYFAVIFGILLFLAAIASLTKELYEESEILTIFLGVWTVLGFFYFYGMKYWLKRRGVDFKETTKDFAN
- a CDS encoding pyridoxal-phosphate dependent enzyme, which encodes MDRDSNDHPLFSAYPQLKGNIPCIRFGDYPTPVERLKGLEKNLKAENLYIKREDRVSNLYGGNKIRKLEFILADAVAKGASHAVSFGFAGSNQTLASAVFANEVGIKPISMHLRQPNAKYVRKNLLYQHLLKAEFHHYSGMATIYPGLAHVYAKHFIRTLRRPYIIPPGGSNGIGALGTSGLVFELKSQIDEGALPTPDLIYLPFGSTGTAVGVALGILALGLKTKLKGVRVSGRDECGFDTAKKVFAEAIEIAGRYVPDFKGFELTEDLLEVVDGYVGPGYAHFTEGGMKAVGLLKEKDDITLDGTYTGKAMAAMIEDAAEGKLKGKNVLFIDTYSSVDFSEKIKGVDYRGLPRPYHRYFEEADQPLETVD